A part of Strix aluco isolate bStrAlu1 chromosome 21, bStrAlu1.hap1, whole genome shotgun sequence genomic DNA contains:
- the CYTH1 gene encoding LOW QUALITY PROTEIN: cytohesin-1 (The sequence of the model RefSeq protein was modified relative to this genomic sequence to represent the inferred CDS: deleted 1 base in 1 codon) yields the protein MTPGQPRSSLAWRSPDSPRKHRGGQVSAPQNSSTAAARAQPTERWQRPARMVLRAEGSVPSDLTPEECQELENIRRRKQELLADIQRLKDEIAEVTNEIENLGSTEERKNMQRNKQVAMGRKKFNMDPKKGIQFLIENDLLKNTCEDIAQFLYKGEGLNKTAIGDYLGERDEFNIQVLHAFVELHEFTDLNLVQALRQFLWSFRLPGEAQKIDRMMEAFAQRYCQCNPGVFQSTDTCYVLSFAIIMLNTSLHNPNVKDKPTAERFIAMNRGINDGGDLPEELLRNLYESIKNEPFKIPEDDGNDLTHTFFNPDREGWLLKLGGRVKTWKRRWFILTDNCLYYFEYTTDKEPRGIIPLENLSIREVEDSKKPNCFELYIPDNKDQVIKACKTEADGRVVEGNHTVYRISAPSPEEKEEWIKCIKAAISRDPFYEMLAARKKKVSSTKRH from the exons ATGACGCCCGGGCAGCCCCGGAGCTCATTGGCCTGGCGCAGCCCTGACTCACCCAGGAAGCACCGGGGCGGGCAGGTGTCCGCACCCCAAAACAGCAGCACCGCGGCAGCACGGGCACAGCCGACGGAG CGGTGGCAGCGGCCGGCCAGGATGGTGCTCAGGGCAGAGGGCAGCG TGCCCAGTGACCTGACCCCGGAGGAGTGCCAGGAGCTGGAGAACATCCGCCGCCGcaagcaggagctgctggctgacATACAG CGCCTGAAAGATGAGATAGCAGAAGTGACGAACGAGATCGAGAACCTGGGGTCCACGGAGGAGAG GAAAAACATGCAGAGGAACAAGCAGGTGGCCATGGGCAGGAAGAAGTTCAACATGGATCCTAAGAAG GGCATCCAGTTCCTGATCGAAAACGACCTGCTGAAGAACACGTGCGAGGACATCGCTCAGTTCCTTTACAAGGGAGAGGGCCTCAACAAGACGGCCATCGGCGACTACCTGGGCGAGAG GGATGAGTTCAACATCCAAGTCCTGCATGCCTTCGTGGAGCTGCACGAATTCACCGACCTCAACCTCGTGCAGGCCCTGCG GCAGTTCCTGTGGAGCTTCCGGCTGCCCGGCGAGGCGCAGAAGATCGACCGGATGATGGAGGCCTTCGCCCAGCGGTACTGCCAGTGCAACCCCGGTGTCTTCCAGTCCACAG ACACCTGCTACGTGCTCTCCTTCGCCATCATCATGCTCAACACCAGCCTGCACAACCCCAACGTCAAGGACAAACCCACGGCGGAGCGCTTCATCGCCATGAACCGCGGCATCAACGACGGGGGGGACCTACCCGAGGAGCTGCTGCGG AATCTCTACGAGAGCATCAAGAACGAACCCTTCAAAATCCCCGAGGACGACGGCAATGACCTCACCCACACCTTCTTCAACCCCGACCGCGAGGGCTGGCTCCTGAAGCTCG GAGGCCGGGTGAAGACGTGGAAGCGACGCTGGTTCATCCTGACGGACAACTGCCTTTACTACTTCGAGTACACGACG GATAAGGAGCCCCGTGGCATCATCCCCCTGGAGAACCTGAGCATCCGCGAGGTGGAGGACTCCAAGAAGCCG AACTGCTTTGAGCTCTACATCCCCGACAACAAGGACCAGGTCATCAAGGCCTGCAAGACGGAGGCAGACGGGCGTGTGGTGGAGGGGAACCACACGGTCTATCGCATCTCGGCCCCCTCACCCGAGGAGAAGGAGGAGTGGATCAAGTGCATCAA GGCAGCGATCAGCCGGGACCCTTTCTACGAGATGCTGGCCGCCAGGAAGAAGAAGGTCTCCTCCACCAAGAGACACTAG